A stretch of Hemicordylus capensis ecotype Gifberg chromosome 9, rHemCap1.1.pri, whole genome shotgun sequence DNA encodes these proteins:
- the LOC128334268 gene encoding F-box/LRR-repeat protein 8-like isoform X3 translates to MKPHLESRASCSKMSTPTQDFWNCVPEEILAHVFSYLPFEDRHTAFQVCQRWAVSVSTRPVWSFTEINCNTDDHMNKSCVVQRLPQFLCHITHLKIVFDQLWEVNRRHAAQTLDMLAWQRHRVRALTIVCCGRSPDFYSCQEILYSFRRLCLTKGKTDFHYIDFRQIPFTLDSRLIRLIASSNPNLHTLLVNNHPSGIKILRPETIVEVLRVCPKLSALGIYHASLSEDVFQELLKPSRGPFLFLDIFCEGLDRYIPEELWSALIEKHPQLRVGLEFGPMVPRWKMSSILMPNIPIVALQFNTFTYMMREIQYVADSYSRTLERLVLRTIPSDDLNVSLIELASKCVRLKEIHCSFAVRQGVIDAFLLCCRGLTRYTLSM, encoded by the exons ATGAAGCCCCATCTGGAATCTAGAGCCAGCTGTTCCAAGATGTCCACACCCACCCAGGACTTCTGGAACTGTGTCCCTGAAGAAATTCTGGCCCACGTATTTTCCTACCTGCCTTTTGAAGACAGACATACAGCCTTCCAAGTGTGCCAACGCTGGGCTGTGTCAGTTTCCACCCGTCCTGTTTGGAGTTTTACCGAAATCAA TTGCAACACCGATGATCATATGAATAAGAGTTGCGTAGTCCAGAGGCTACCCCAGTTCCTGTGCCATATCACACACCTGAAGATTGTGTTTGATCAACTCTGGGAAGTAAACCGGAGGCATGCTGCTCAGACTTTAGACATGCTGGCTTGGCAGAGACACAGAGTACGGGCGCTGACTATTGTGTGCTGTGGAAGGAGTCCTGATTTCTATTCTTGCCAGGAAATCCTGTATAGCTTCAGAAGACTCTGTCTGACTAAGGGCAAGACTGATTTTCATTACATTGATTTCCGACAAATACCTTTTACTCTGGATAGCAGGCTGATCCGGCTGATTGCATCCAGCAACCCAAACCTGCACACCTTGTTAGTCAACAATCACCCCTCTGGAATAAAGATCCTCCGGCCAGAGACCATCGTTGAGGTTCTGAGGGTTTGTCCTAAACTATCCGCATTGGGAATCTATCATGCCTCCCTCTCTGAAGATGTGTTCCAAGAATTGTTGAAGCCAAGCCGAGGACCCTTCTTGTTCTTGGACATCTTCTGTGAAGGCCTGGACCGCTacatccctgaagagctttggtCTGCTCTGATTGAGAAACACCCACAGCTCCGTGTCGGGTTGGAGTTTGGCCCCATGGTCCCTCGGTGGAAAATGTCTTCAATTTTGATGCCCAATATTCCCATCGTTGCTTTGCAATTTAACACCTTTACGTACATGATGAGAGAGATTCAGTATGTTGCTGACAGCTACAGCAGGACTCTGGAGAGGCTGGTCCTTCGCACCATCCCATCCGATGACCTCAACGTCTCCCTCATAGAGCTGGCAAGCAAATGTGTGCGTTTGAAAGAGATTCACTGTTCCTTTGCAGTTAGGCAAGGAGTGATCGATGCTTTCCTCCTGTGTTGCAGGGGTCTGACCAGATACACTCTATCAATGTGA
- the LOC128334461 gene encoding F-box/LRR-repeat protein 8-like — protein MSRPAQDFWNGFPEEILVHIFSYLPLKDRHVAFHVCQRWAEAVHTISVWSYTEVSCNAEEMDQECVVQRLHQFLCHIKHLKIVLGGSREANRKHMTQILDMLIWQSHKVRALCIECCGKSVRFYSCKDILQSFSRLCLKDGTSELRYIDFRQASFILDNKMVLLIATSSPNLHSLLINNHPSKFLRPETIAKVLRTSPKLSVLGVHHTTLSEEVFQELLKPSRGPFHFLDIFCEGLNNNIPERLWSALIKKHPQLRVGLEFGLAVPSWKISSILKPNIPVTVLQFTYQYCMVRHIQFVTASYCRMLERLLLHATPSDDVNFSLIQLARKCMRLKEIHCFCAVSQAVIDAFFLYCPGLIRYTLSTH, from the exons ATGTCCAGACCTGCCCAGGACTTCTGGAACGGTTTCCCCGAAGAAATCCTGGTCCATATATTTTCCTACCTGCCTCTTAAAGACCGACATGTGGCCTTCCATGTATGCCAACGCTGGGCTGAGGCAGTTCATACAATTTCTGTCTGGAGTTATACGGAGGTCAG TTGCAATGCAGAGGAGATGGATCAAGAGTGCGTGGTGCAGAGGCTACACCAGTTCCTGTGCCATATCAAGCACCTGAAGATTGTGCTTGGAGGATCCCGGGAAGCAAATCGGAAGCACATGACTCAGATTTTAGACATGCTGATTTGGCAGAGCCACAAGGTGCGGGCGCTGTGCATTGAGTGCTGTGGAAAGAGTGTTCGTTTCTACTCTTGCAAAGACATCCTGCAGAGCTTCAGCAGACTCTGCCTGAAGGATGGCACAAGTGAGCTTCGCTATATTGATTTCCGACAGGCATCTTTTATTCTGGACAACAAGATGGTCCTTCTGATTGCAACCAGCAGTCCAAATCTGCATAGCTTGTTAATCAACAACCATCCCTCTAAGTTCCTCAGGCCAGAGACCATCGCTAAGGTTCTAAGGACTTCTCCTAAATTGTCTGTGTTGGGGGTGCATCACACCACCCTCTCGGAAGAAGTATTTCAAGAATTGTTGAAACCAAGCAGAGGCCCTTTCCACTTCTTGGACATCTTCTGTGAGGGCTTGAACAACAATATCCCCGAACGGCTTTGGTCTGCTCTGATTAAGAAACATCCACAGCTCCGTGTAGGGTTGGAATTTGGTCTTGCGGTTCCTTCCTGGAAAATATCTTCCATTTTAAAGCCAAATATTCCCGTGACTGTTTTGCAATTTACATATCAGTATTGCATGGTGAGACATATTCAATTTGTTACTGCCAGCTACTGCAGGATGTTGGAGAGGTTGCTTTTGCACGCCACCCCATCTGATGATGTCAACTTCTCACTCATACAACTGGCAAGGAAATGTATGCGCTTGAAAGAGATTCACTGTTTCTGTGCAGTTAGCCAAGCAGTGATAGATGCTTTCTTCTTATATTGCCCAGGTCTGATCAGATACACTCTATCCACACACTAA
- the LOC128334142 gene encoding F-box/LRR-repeat protein 8-like isoform X1: protein MSTLVQDFWNCVPAEILVHIFSYLPLKERLAALQVCQSWAEAVHTTSIWTFTEISCNAEEMDQECVVQRLHQFLCHIKHLKIVLEGSREANRKHMTQILDMLIWQNNEVRALSMVCQGRRPPYFFSDQDLQWSFSSLRGLRYLDLRQTSFTLGDETVLLIAACSPDLRALLINSRLSPFYILRAETIAEVLRMCPQLSALGVQHATLSEEVFQELLKPSRGPFHFLDIFCEGLNDDIPEALWSALIEKHPQLCVGLVFCFTVPYANISATLKPNIPVTALQFKYSYRLVGLIQLVTNHYSRTLERLDLNTSPSDDLNMSLMELARNCVRLKEIHCSCTVSQAVEEAFLLYCPGLIKYTLKT, encoded by the exons atGTCCACACTTGTCCAGGATTTCTGGAACTGTGTCCCGGCAGAAATCCTGGTCCATATATTTTCCTACCTGCCTCTTAAAGAAAGACTTGCAGCCCTGCAAGTGTGTCAATCTTGGGCTGAGGCAGTTCATACAACTTCCATCTGGACTTTTACAGAGATCAG TTGCAATGCAGAGGAGATGGATCAAGAGTGTGTGGTGCAGAGGCTACACCAGTTCCTGTGCCATATCAAGCACCTGAAGATTGTGCTTGAAGGATCCCGGGAAGCAAATCGGAAGCACATGACTCAGATTTTAGACATGCTGATTTGGCAGAATAATGAGGTGCGGGCGCTGAGTATGGTGTGCCAGGGAAGGCGTCCGCCCTATTTCTTTTCTGACCAAGATCTCCAGTGGAGCTTCAGCAGCCTGCGTGGTCTTCGCTACCTTGATCTCCGACAGACCTCTTTTACTCTGGGTGATGAGACGGTGCTTCTGATCGCAGCCTGCAGCCCGGACCTGCGTGCCTTGCTCATCAACAGCCGCCTCTCTCCATTTTATATTCTCAGGGCAGAGACCATCGCTGAGGTGCTGAGGATGTGTCCTCAATTATCTGCCTTGGGGGTCCAGCATGCCACCCTCTCTGAGGAGGTATTTCAAGAATTGTTGAAGCCAAGCAGAGGCCCCTTCCACTTTCTGGACATCTTCTGTGAGGGCCTGAATGACGACATCCCTGAGGCGCTTTGGTCTGCTCTGATTGAGAAACACCCCCAGCTCTGTGTAGGGCTCGTGTTTTGTTTCACGGTCCCTTATGCGAACATATCTGCAACTTTAAAGCCGAATATTCCTGTGACTGCTTTGCAGTTTAAATACAGTTACAGACTGGTGGGACTCATTCAGTTGGTTACTAACCACTACAGCAGGACCCTGGAGCGGCTGGACCTCAACACCAGCCCGtctgatgaccttaacatgtCTCTCATGGAGCTGGCAAGGAACTGTGTGCGTTTGAAAGAGATTCATTGTTCCTGTACAGTTAGCCAAGCAGTGGAAGAGGCTTTCCTCTTGTATTGCCCAGGTCTAATCAAATACACTCTGAAAACCTGA
- the LOC128334142 gene encoding F-box/LRR-repeat protein 8-like isoform X2, translated as MDQECVVQRLHQFLCHIKHLKIVLEGSREANRKHMTQILDMLIWQNNEVRALSMVCQGRRPPYFFSDQDLQWSFSSLRGLRYLDLRQTSFTLGDETVLLIAACSPDLRALLINSRLSPFYILRAETIAEVLRMCPQLSALGVQHATLSEEVFQELLKPSRGPFHFLDIFCEGLNDDIPEALWSALIEKHPQLCVGLVFCFTVPYANISATLKPNIPVTALQFKYSYRLVGLIQLVTNHYSRTLERLDLNTSPSDDLNMSLMELARNCVRLKEIHCSCTVSQAVEEAFLLYCPGLIKYTLKT; from the coding sequence ATGGATCAAGAGTGTGTGGTGCAGAGGCTACACCAGTTCCTGTGCCATATCAAGCACCTGAAGATTGTGCTTGAAGGATCCCGGGAAGCAAATCGGAAGCACATGACTCAGATTTTAGACATGCTGATTTGGCAGAATAATGAGGTGCGGGCGCTGAGTATGGTGTGCCAGGGAAGGCGTCCGCCCTATTTCTTTTCTGACCAAGATCTCCAGTGGAGCTTCAGCAGCCTGCGTGGTCTTCGCTACCTTGATCTCCGACAGACCTCTTTTACTCTGGGTGATGAGACGGTGCTTCTGATCGCAGCCTGCAGCCCGGACCTGCGTGCCTTGCTCATCAACAGCCGCCTCTCTCCATTTTATATTCTCAGGGCAGAGACCATCGCTGAGGTGCTGAGGATGTGTCCTCAATTATCTGCCTTGGGGGTCCAGCATGCCACCCTCTCTGAGGAGGTATTTCAAGAATTGTTGAAGCCAAGCAGAGGCCCCTTCCACTTTCTGGACATCTTCTGTGAGGGCCTGAATGACGACATCCCTGAGGCGCTTTGGTCTGCTCTGATTGAGAAACACCCCCAGCTCTGTGTAGGGCTCGTGTTTTGTTTCACGGTCCCTTATGCGAACATATCTGCAACTTTAAAGCCGAATATTCCTGTGACTGCTTTGCAGTTTAAATACAGTTACAGACTGGTGGGACTCATTCAGTTGGTTACTAACCACTACAGCAGGACCCTGGAGCGGCTGGACCTCAACACCAGCCCGtctgatgaccttaacatgtCTCTCATGGAGCTGGCAAGGAACTGTGTGCGTTTGAAAGAGATTCATTGTTCCTGTACAGTTAGCCAAGCAGTGGAAGAGGCTTTCCTCTTGTATTGCCCAGGTCTAATCAAATACACTCTGAAAACCTGA